One Spinacia oleracea cultivar Varoflay chromosome 4, BTI_SOV_V1, whole genome shotgun sequence DNA segment encodes these proteins:
- the LOC110797955 gene encoding uncharacterized protein At5g01610, with amino-acid sequence MASKLQKLTILTLMILCSTLSLSSSTMTVHDLLKKKGLPAGLLPKEVKSYEFNDRTGLLEVFIDGPCLTKFENRVLFESVVKANLTYGELMGVEGLSQEELFIWLPVKEITVFDPKSGIILFDIGMAQKQLSLSLFEDPPSCRPQQGLINYSGRKDKGFAAEK; translated from the exons ATGGCATCAAAACTCCAAAAACTCACCATCCTAACACTAATGATCCTCTGTtccacactttctctctcctcatccaCCATGACAGTCCACGACCTCCTAAAGAAGAAAGGTTTACCGGCCGGTTTACtccctaaagaagtaaaatccTACGAATTCAACGACCGAACCGGTTTACTAGAGGTCTTCATCGACGGTCCATGCTTAACAAAGTTCGAGAACCGGGTTCTCTTCGAAAGTGTCGTTAAGGCTAATCTCACATACGGTGAACTAATGGGTGTTGAAGGTTTGTCACAGGAGGAGCTCTTCATTTGGTTGCCTGTTAAAGAAATCACAGTTTTTGATCCTAAATCTGGGATCATTTTGTTTGATATTGGTATGGCTCAGAAACAGCTTTCTTTGTCACTTTTTGAAGATCCCCCTAGTTGCAGACCTCAACAAG GGTTGATAAACTATAGTGGAAGGAAAGACAAAGGATTTGCAGCTGAAAAATGA